Genomic segment of Caproiciproducens sp. NJN-50:
CGAATTGTGAAGTTTGCTGCCTGCTGACGAAACAGGCGTTATGAGATGATAGACGTCTGTATGGATGAAGAGGCTGAAAGGAGACGGCCGGGTTGAAACAAATAGAAAACAGAAGGAGTATCCGTAAATATCAAAATAGAAAAGTTGAAAAAGAAAAGATTGTTCAAATACTGGAAAGTGCCAGGCTGGCACCCTCCGGAAGCAATACGCAGCCTTGGACATTCATTGTCGTGGAATCGGAGGATACGAAAGAAAAGCTGACCATTGCCGACCATAATCAAACCTGGATGATGACGGCTCCAATCTTTATTGTGTGCGTAGCGGATATTCGGTGCCGCATTTCCGCGGATGCTGGGATCAGGCTGGATGAGAACAGCGCTGAGCCGGAACTTAAGCAGATTATTCGGGATACTGCAATCGCTATCGGGCATCTACTGCTTGAAGCGGAAAATCAGGGACTGGGGGCCTGTTGGACGGCATGGTTTGAACAGGGCGATGTCAGGCCTATTCTGAACATACCGGAAGATAAATATGTGTGCGGGATCATTACGGTGGGATATGGCGGCGAGACGCCAAAACGGCGGCCGAGAAAAGCAATGGAAGAAATCGTAAGATATGAAACATGGTGATGATACAGTTGGAAGAAGCGGCTGCGCGATTGAGTTGTACAGAAGGTCGAAGCCGCCGTGCCGTCCATGAAAACAGGTCTCCAGACCGAAAATTCCGAAGATTGGAGAATGAGCATGGAAATTAAAAAATTGATATCCTTTATCGAAGAGTCTGAAAAGCTGAAATCTGTTGTTCGGACGGCATGGACAAGCGATGGGCGCAGAGAAAGCACCGCCGAACACTCCTGGCGTCTTGCCCTTTTTGCCGGCGTTCTGTCTGATTCTTTCCCTGAACTGGATTTGTCAAAAATTTTGTTGATGAGCCTGATTCACGATATCGGTGAAATTTATGAAGGTGACATTTCCGCCGCGTCATGTCCCGACAAAAGAGCAAAATATGCGGCGGAATACCAGGCGGCCCAATCCGTTTTTGCAATTCTTCCGGAGCCGCAGGCCGGCCGGCTGATGGATATCTGGATGGAATACAATGACAACTCCACACCGGAGGCGAAGCTGGTGAAGGCTTTGGACAAAGCGGAAACGATCATCCAGCATAACCAGGGGAATAATCCGCCTGATTTTGATTATCAATTCAATCTGGAATATGGCAAGGAATATTTCCAATCCGACGATAGATTAAAGCCGCTTCGGTCAATGATCGATGAAAAGACGAGACAAAGGATGGCGATAGGACGGCCCGGCTTTTGAAAGCCTGGACAAGGTGGAGGCGGGATGAGTGAAAGAATATTCGATCGGGCGGACAGGGCACGTTCTTCGCTATCATGATCTTCCCGGCAAAGAGATGCCGATCCTTTTTATCCACGGACTCGGATGCGCGGGCTCGTTCGATTATCCCGAGGCTGCCGTTCAGGGTTCCCTGAGGAATCACCGCCGTATTCTCGTCGATCTTTTAGGCGCCGGTTACAGCGACAAGCCTGACGACTTCGGCTATGCCGTCGAGGATCATGCGGAATACCTGCTGGAATTCATCGACCATTTGAACCTTGGCCCGTTTATCCTGTTCGGCCATAGCCTGGGCGGGGCGATTGCCATTGCCCTCGCGGACAAATGCAGGGACAGGCTTCATCAGATTATTTTAAGTGAATCGAATTTGGACAAAAGCTCTCAAGGATCGACGAGCGGATACATCGCCGGGTTTAAGATGGAGGACTTTATCGGTCAGGGATTCAGCGGGCTGATAAAGGACAGCCGCGAAAACGGAAACGGAATGTGGGCGGCGTCCATGTCCGCATGGCTTCCTAAGGCGGCCTATTTGATCTCTAAATCGGCTTCCGAGGGAGGAAATCCGTCATGGAGAAGCGTATTATATTCGCTGGGGTGTCAGAAGACTTTTATTTTTGGCGAAAATTCTCTGCCTGACCCGGATGTGCAGGTCCTGAAAGAGCACGGCGTCCAAATTGAAATCGTGAAACAGGCCGGTCATTCCATGGCGTGGGAAAATCCGGGGGGATTGGCCTCCGCCATCAGCCGGGGGATTCAGTCCGCAAAATAGCCGGGTCCCGGCAGCCGCACGCGTTCTTAAATAAAAAGGCGGGCTGAAAATCATGTTTTTCAGCCCGCTTTTTTTGGTGACCGTTGCTCCCCGACGATCTGGGGATACTGTGCTTGCAAAAGCGGCGGCCATTATCGGACTGTAACCCGATAATGGCCGTTCTTGAGGGGGCTCTTATAAACTTTTCGGGTGGAGACTGGGGAGATTAAACGTCCTTGCGCACCATGTGGGTTACGCGAAGAGTGCTTTCGCTGGCGTGGTCGGTGAAAAAGGCCTCGTAGGCTTCCAGGGGCGGCTTCTTTCCGACGGCGATACCGATGGCGGCGGCGATCAGCGAGCAGCCGCAGGAAACGATGAAGACCGGAAGACCCAAAGGCGTCCCTTTAATCATGCAGAATATATAAACCACCATGCCGACGATCATGGAGGCAAAGGCGGCGAGGTTGTTCATGCGCTTCACGTACAGCCCCAGCCAGACGGAGGCGAAGAACATGGTGCCGAATGCGCCGTACACGTAGGTGAATCCGTTTGCGAGAAGGGTAAACTGGCCGATCGCGCAGAGAACGGCCAATACGCCGAGGGAGAGGATCGTGATGCGGAGCTGCTTGGTGGTTTTTTCGTCTTCTTCGCCGGAAGCCTCTTTCCCCTGCAGGACGCGCTTGATGTCGTAGATCAGCGAAGTGGAGCAGTGGAGCAGCATGGAGTTGGCGGTCGATACGGCCGCCGCGCAGATGGCGGTCAGGGCCAGCGCGCCCAGGACCGGGTTGATGTTGCTTTTAATCAGGCGCGGGAACATGTAGTCGCTTGTGATGCCCTGTGGCAGGCTGGGCATGAGCATTTTTCCTCCCATGCCGATCACGACGAGGGGAATAAAGACAAAAACGAGGAGAATCAGAACGATAAACATTTGCTCCGCGGCGGTTTTCGCATTGCGGGGCGCCATAAAACGTGAGACCCAGTGAGGCGCGACCGTGGACCCGAAGCAGTTGGATAAAAAGTAGGAAACCAGGGTGCTGGCGCCGAAAGTGCCCCATGAGCTGCCGAGAATTCCCTTTTCGAGCGGAGCGCCGCCTTCCAGGGTCGGGGCGGTGGTGGTGGCGAAATTCTGGATGATATTGCCGATTCCGCCGCAGTTCTGCAGAACCGCAACCATTGCGGCGATGACGCCGATCAGAATGAGCGCGGCGTTGAGGGTATCGGTCGCCGCGACGGATTCAAACCCGCCCATGCAGGTAAAAATCAGAAGGATCATGAAAAACAGGACCGCGAAATTATATGGGATTCCCGTAATAGTTGAAAAGACGATCCCAAACCCCTGGACCTGAATGTAGGAAAAGACAAAATAGCCGATCAGCTCGATCACGGCGGAGAAAATCTGGATGGGGCTTTTTTCGGTATAGGGGTCGTAGCGCAGATGCATATATTCGGGGAAGGTGCGGCACGGAACCTCTGGGCGGCGGATCTTGTAAGCAACCAGCGGCATCAGGGCCGTGGCCAGGAACCAGCCGGCGACCCAGCCGAAAACGGCGCTGACGCCGCGGGAATAAATATTGCCGGGCACGCCCATGACGGACGCCACGGAGAGCCAGGTGGCCATCGTCGTGCCGACTCCGAGCAGAAGGCCCATTTTGTTGCCACCGGTTGTGAAATCGGTCATGGTCTCGACTTTTTTGCTGCTGACCAGGGATGTTACGATAATAAAGGCAAAATATAAAATAAATACCCAAATATAAATACTCATCGGAATTCCTCCCTCATTTTACTACACGAAAGCCTCTGGCTTATTTTTTTGTATCCGGCGCTTTCTTCGCATCCGGATTGCAGGTAAACAAATGGCCGGTTGCGCCCAGCCGGGAGAGACCTGTCCTTTCGATTACGATGGCAACGCCGAGGTAGATGATAAGACCGGCAATAAGGACAAGGATCCATGCGATGAAGGGAAACAGGGAAACCATAAGAACTCCTCTCTTTCATTCATGATTTGTTTTGCTCCGCATCGTGCGATGCAGGCTGCCGCTCCAAGCGGCCGCGGAAATGACGGTATGGTTCTGCGAATCGGAACATTGAATGTTGTTTTGAAAGGATGGCCGCCTCAAGCGTCCGGGAGGACAACCCGCCAGCCGCCTTCCTGCTTTCCCGCCTCCTTATGTTTGATCGTATTGATACACCTGACATTTAAAGCAAATTCAATGCCAGTATGTTGATTGGGGAAATTTTGATCCGATCCGATTTCAATCGATTGATTCCCAAATTGTAAATATGATATAATAATTTGCGGCAAACGGACCTGAGTTTGATGAATGTTTAAAGAAAGCGGGTGGAATGGTGGAAGTAAACGAGTTCTATGAAATGATGCTGGACAACATTCCGTATGGGATCTATATTTTGGATGCAAAGGGTAAGTACATCTATGTCAACAGCACCTATGTACGGACTCTGAACATGAGCAAGGCTGAACTGCTGACTTACAACGTGCACGACTTTCTTAAAACCGGTCTGATCACCTTCTGCATCTCGGACATTGTTTACCAGAAAAAGCGGCATGTCGCG
This window contains:
- a CDS encoding nitroreductase family protein; protein product: MKQIENRRSIRKYQNRKVEKEKIVQILESARLAPSGSNTQPWTFIVVESEDTKEKLTIADHNQTWMMTAPIFIVCVADIRCRISADAGIRLDENSAEPELKQIIRDTAIAIGHLLLEAENQGLGACWTAWFEQGDVRPILNIPEDKYVCGIITVGYGGETPKRRPRKAMEEIVRYETW
- a CDS encoding HD domain-containing protein, with amino-acid sequence MEIKKLISFIEESEKLKSVVRTAWTSDGRRESTAEHSWRLALFAGVLSDSFPELDLSKILLMSLIHDIGEIYEGDISAASCPDKRAKYAAEYQAAQSVFAILPEPQAGRLMDIWMEYNDNSTPEAKLVKALDKAETIIQHNQGNNPPDFDYQFNLEYGKEYFQSDDRLKPLRSMIDEKTRQRMAIGRPGF
- a CDS encoding alpha/beta fold hydrolase, whose protein sequence is MKEYSIGRTGHVLRYHDLPGKEMPILFIHGLGCAGSFDYPEAAVQGSLRNHRRILVDLLGAGYSDKPDDFGYAVEDHAEYLLEFIDHLNLGPFILFGHSLGGAIAIALADKCRDRLHQIILSESNLDKSSQGSTSGYIAGFKMEDFIGQGFSGLIKDSRENGNGMWAASMSAWLPKAAYLISKSASEGGNPSWRSVLYSLGCQKTFIFGENSLPDPDVQVLKEHGVQIEIVKQAGHSMAWENPGGLASAISRGIQSAK
- a CDS encoding sodium:solute symporter family protein; this translates as MSIYIWVFILYFAFIIVTSLVSSKKVETMTDFTTGGNKMGLLLGVGTTMATWLSVASVMGVPGNIYSRGVSAVFGWVAGWFLATALMPLVAYKIRRPEVPCRTFPEYMHLRYDPYTEKSPIQIFSAVIELIGYFVFSYIQVQGFGIVFSTITGIPYNFAVLFFMILLIFTCMGGFESVAATDTLNAALILIGVIAAMVAVLQNCGGIGNIIQNFATTTAPTLEGGAPLEKGILGSSWGTFGASTLVSYFLSNCFGSTVAPHWVSRFMAPRNAKTAAEQMFIVLILLVFVFIPLVVIGMGGKMLMPSLPQGITSDYMFPRLIKSNINPVLGALALTAICAAAVSTANSMLLHCSTSLIYDIKRVLQGKEASGEEDEKTTKQLRITILSLGVLAVLCAIGQFTLLANGFTYVYGAFGTMFFASVWLGLYVKRMNNLAAFASMIVGMVVYIFCMIKGTPLGLPVFIVSCGCSLIAAAIGIAVGKKPPLEAYEAFFTDHASESTLRVTHMVRKDV